A stretch of DNA from Lysinibacillus sp. B2A1:
CTTCTTCTCCTCAAACTTTTGACGATTGTGGTCGCGTACAATATAGGAAAGCTCTGTATGCTCGATAGCTCCCTTGAAGCCCATTAAGTGAATAAAGCCCTCATAGCCATCTGTTTTTTCTGGTACTGCATCAGCAGGCATTTCATTTTGGAAGGCTATAGCCATTGTGATGGCATTCACCATTTTGTTTTTTGCAGAACCAGGGTGTACACTTGTACCCTTTGTCACAATCTTTACACCAGCAGCATTAAAGCTTTCATATTGTAACTCGCCAAGTGGTCCGCCATCCAACGTATAAGCATAGTCGGCTCCAAAAGCAGCTACATCAAATTTATGAGGACCACGTCCAATTTCTTCGTCTGGTGTAAATGCTACACGTAATTTACCATGTTTAATAGACGGATTGTTTTTTAGGTATTCCATCGCCGTCATAATTTCTGCAATACCTGCTTTATCGTCTGCACCTAATAATGTAGTACCATCTGTTGTGATTAACGTTTGCCCTACATAATTTTTAAGCTCCGGAAAATCCGTTGGTGACATCACTAAATTTTCATTTAGCTGAATATTTCTGCCATCATAATTATCTATGCGCTGTGGATTGACATTTGTACCAGTATAATCAGTAGCTGTATCAACATGTGCTAAAAAGCCGATAGTAGGTACTTTTTTATCTGTATTCGCCTCTAGTGTTGCAAATAAATAACCATTTTCATCTAATGTAACATCCGTTAAACCTATTGCAGCTAGTTCATCTTTTAAAATGTGCAATAAATCAAATTGCTTTTGTGTAGAAGGAGTTGTTTCACTTGTAAAGTCAGATTGTGTATCAATTTTTGCATAACGGATTAATCGCTCGATTACTTGTTCTTTCATAAAGTATGGCCTCCTAATGTGTATGTTTAACTTATTTTAGCAGGTGTCCAAACACCTGCTGAAATAGAGGAACTCAGTCTAAGTCTGCCATGTCCTGTGCAAAGCGACAGCAACACGGTTTATCTGTGCGAAAGCGAAGCGACAGCAACAACACACGACTGAGTGACCAACATCATACTAATGACGCTACGTTAGCACTACGCTTTCGTGCAAAAAACATCTGTTGGCCCAAATCCTCCGGTGGATATTATTGTAACACTTTACTTCGGATTTCGGAATATTGAAGGATGCTTAAAGCTATGAGTAATTGAGCGCTGTAATAGGTCAGCATAATAATCTCATGTGAAAAGGATAGGGGCATTACAAATTTATTAATGGCTAAATAGGAATCCGATGCGATAAATAACAGCGCCCCAATTATTGCGAAAGTGGAGCCTGTGCGAATCGCAGTCCAACCCATCATTAAGATAATGGATATATACGCGATGACTGCAATACCTAGGACGACATCTCCAGAAGAAAGCACCGTTCCAGCAATCCACATAGCCATACTTGCCCCATAAACAAGTAGAATTATTTTTGCCCATGATGGTACCTGTCGCTCATTAGTAGACGAAAAGGCAAAGATATAAAAAATATGACCGATTAAAAAACTTGTTAATCCAACGAGAAACCACTGTAATGTATAATCACCCACCATACAAAAAATAAGACCAACAACAATCAGCAACTGGTACTTCTTTATGCCTTTTTGAGAAGCAGCTAAAATAATGATTAATAGCATAGGGATAACTTTAAAGATAAGCTTTATATTTTCTTCTATATGGGAATAGAAAAAAATATAATAAAAACCAAACACAGCTATGACAGAAATTAAAAATTTTTTAAACAAATATTTCATCTCCTTTTCATTGAAGTTCTTTATCTATGTTAAAATTTCCTTTATGAAGTCTTCTAATTTGATAAAAATCATTAATCAAGAAAGATTGATCCTCATGTAATGTATGAAACTTTTTATGAATGCAGTCGTAAATAAGTAGACAGTTAGCTAAGAAAGGGTGAGAAAAATGACCAAGCTATTAATAGCTTCAGCAGTCATTGCACTAATTGCGAGTATATTATTAACACCGCTTATAACGAAGAAGCGAGAAGATGGAAAATCTAAAAAGGTAATTGGATACTTTTTTATAGGTGTCTTTGTACTAGGATTTCTAGCTACTGGCATCACAGTATATGTCACAAAAATGGATGTAAACTGGCTTGCATTTTGGCCAGCTGTTATTCTATTAACATTAGGCGGGGCGTTCCTTGCAAGTGGTATTGAAAGAAAAATAAAAGGTGTGTTATTTTTAGCAAGTTTAGGGGTTGCCATATATGTATTATCAGCTCCTTTATGGAATGCCAACAACAAATTTACATCAGCAGAAATGAAGGAAGAGGTCGAGATAAAGCCGTTTGATGAAACACAAACACCAGCTAGTGTACCTCCTAAATTTGCACGTAATAAGATGAAAAAAGCGTTTGGTCAAGTACCGAATACGAGCTATTATGAATTAGGGCGCTTACAAATTCAAAAAGTAAATGGTGAGTATGTGTATATTGCACCCGTTGAATTTTCAGGCTTTTTTAAATGGATGAACGGTGGCTCTACACCAGGTTATTTTATGATGAGTGCGACAGATTCAGCAGATAATCCAAAATTCGTGGAGCAAGCAATGAAGTATGTTCCTTCAGCTTACTTGAATTCTAATTTAGAGCGTCATATTCGCTTACAGCATCCGTTCCTTATTTTCTATGGAGATGTACAACTTGAAGTAGATGATGAGGGTAAGCCGTATTACATTCGTTCCTATGGTGAATTTGTTTCAGCACGTAATGGCTTTGATGTAAAAGGGATTGTATTAGTGGATGCGTTAACAGGAAAATCCGAAGTTGTGAAGTTGGAGGATGTTCCAGAATTTATTGATGGCGCGGTTTCACCTGAGACTGTAAGCTTACAAAACAGCTACTTTGGTAATTATGTTCATGGATTTTGGAACAGTAAATTTGGTAAAAAGGATGTAAAACTTCCTTCAGATGAGGGAACAGAATCTAATGTCAGCCCAATTTTTGATGAAAAAGGCGATATGTATTATTTCACAGATTTTACGAGTCCTAAAGAGGGTGTCGATTCGATGCTCGGTTATTCTTTAACAAATGCACGTACAGGTCAAGCGACTTACTATACTGGAAATTTGGATTCATCTTATATGGATTCACAAGGGAATTTGCAAATTATTGAGAAGAAATTTATTGAGAAGAAATGGACTGGTGAAATGCCTGTATTATATAACTTTTACGGGGAAGCTAGTTGGTTAACTGCGGTGCTTGATTCAAATGGTTTTTTACAAAACTATTTCATTGTTTCAGCAGCAAATCCTGAAATTTCGGTTTTTGCAACAACTCCTAAAGAGGCACTAAAACTGTATAAAACAGCCTTGAGCCGAGGAGGAAATACGGTTGATGGCAGTTCGAATGCAACTGAAAAAAATGCTAGTGGGAAAGTATTACGCGTATATAAAGAGCGTCTAGGCGACTTTACCGTTGTATCATTTTTATTAAGTAATGGGGAAAATTACTTAGTGAGTGCAGAAACGGAACCACTTTCAATTTATTTACAAGAAGGTGATGAAGTCATTCTTACTTACGGGGATACAGGTGAGCAGTTCCTCCCTGTACGTACTCTTATAATTAAAGGTCTACAATAGAAAATATGCTAAAAAAAGACGATCTAGTTGCAAATAAATTGCGCAGATCGTCTTTTTATGTTGTTTGGGATTGAATATAGTAAAGCATCTTTTCTTGATGATTAATAAAAAGTGTTTTTGCATGCTCGTTTAAGTCGAAAATTTCCTGAATATATTCATGAAGTATCTTCTGTTCATATTCAAAAGAGCAGGGATCTTCATTTTCTAATATATATGACAACATAAGTGTATGTAATACTAATACTTCTAAGTTTTGTGTATTGGTAATAAATTTTAAATTGAGGATAGTTGTATGGGAAACGAATTCATTTACATAATCGATAGCACTCTGATAAACGGTCATATCTATATGAGGCTCCAGCCTCTTTCTTAATAACATACATTTATTATTTAAGTCTTGAATTTTTAAAAACAAACCTCTAACACTTCGCTTATGTTGTTGTTCTAAAGTACGAGCAAGATGTTTATTGACATGGGACATTTGAACAGAACTCCTTTCCACATAAAGTCATCATCTATAAATATGAATGGAATTGTTGGAAAAGGAAAGAGTCTTTTCGTTTAATTTGTACCTTAATTTAACATAATAATAGAGACGAATATACTAATTGCAATATGACGAGCTATTCTACATATAAAAAAGTGGAGTTAGTATCATACGATAGTAACCCCACCTATAAAATATGAATTGAAACTATTTCCAATTGAAACCTTTTTTAGCTAAGAATTCATTAATATGTGGACGGCGTTGTTCCATTAAAAAATCAGCCATTTGTTTTGTCCAGTTGTCAATTTTTCTATTGGAAGAACGACTATTATAATAGGCTTCCATTGTTTCATTGTAACTTGGTAAAAGCTCCTCGTACTGTTGTGCATTGTATTCATTTTCATGTAGGATTGCAGCAACTGGTAGCCGAGGTTTTACTTCATTACGGCGAGCGGGAACCCCGATCGTTAAGCCAAAGAGTGGGAAAACATGGTCAGGTAAATTTAATAATTCGCTAATTTCCGCAGGTTTGTTACGAACACCACCAATATAGCAGATACCGTATCCCATTGACTCTGCAGCAATAACAAAGTTTTGAGCAAATAATGATACATCCGCAACCCCAACAAGCACGTTTTCGGCTGTATCTGCTACAATTTCTACGCCTTCTAGTTTACCAGCTATTTGTAGACGTTTAAAATCTACACAAAAGACAAATGCAGCACCAGAGGTTTCGTATTGACGAGGGTTACCAGAGAGCAAGCCTAGTTGTTCCTTTTTTTCCTCATCTGTTACCAAAATAACACTATAAGCTTGTACAAAATGAGAGGTAGCAGCCATTTGCGCAGTAGCAATTAACTCCTCGATAATTTCCTTCGAAATTGGATTACCATCATAAATTCGAACCGAAGAGTGGCTACGCAATAAATCTTTAACCATTTAATATTCTCCTTTTTCCCTTATATATATGAAGAGCATATCACGCTTTTTCTACAAAATCGAATGTATTAGACGCTTAAACTATTTTTGAATAATTAATAAATGTATAAAATTTCTCGAAAAATATAATATTTTCTCGTATATAGATTAAATATTCTAAATAGTATAAAATTGTGTATGCGACGGTTTATTTGGTATAACTTCTAATATTCGGAATTGCGCAACGGGATACCTACCAAGTAATTCAGTTGAACAAAAAAATTGGGATGGAGGAATAAGGAATGGAAGAAAAGTTAGCGAAAAAGCTTCGTAATGAACAGCTGCGAAGCAAGGTTGTCACAGCAGAAGAAGCAGCATCTTGGATTAAGGATGGTATGGTACTTGGGATGAGTGGATTTACACGTGCTGGTGATGTTAAAGTAGTACCGCTTGCACTTGTTGAAAAAGCTAAAAAAGAGAGCTTTCAGGTAGATGTATATACAGGTGCATCACTAGGTCCTGAAGTTGACCAGTACTTAGCCGAGGCTGGCGTTATTCGTAAACGTGGACCTTTCCAGGCAGATGCGGGAATTCGAAATAAAATCAACAGTGGTGATATTACATTTGTCGATGCGCATCTGTCACACAATGCAGAATTAGTACGACAGAGCATTATAGGTCCTATTGATTTTGCGATTATTGAAGCGGCTGCTATTACAGAAGATGGCTTACTAATTCCTACAACTTCTGTTGGTAATTCTCCGATTTTTGTACAAGAGGCCGATCAAGTAATTATTGAGCTGAATGTGGCTCAGCTTGATGCATTAGAGGGAGTGCATGATATCTTTGTTCCAGGACCACAAGGAAAACGTGATCCAATTCTATTACAAAAGGCTTCAGATAGACTTGGCACAACAGGTATTCCGCTAGATTTAGAGAAAGTAAAGGGTATTGTGATTTCTGATATTTTAGATGCGCCATCAACAATTGTTCCGGCTGATGAAGAAACAGATATTATGGCCAATCATTTATTAAGTTTCCTACGTGATGAAATTAAAGTGGGACGTTTAACAACGAGTTTACGACCAATTCAGTCAGGAGTAGGGTCCGTAGCAAATGCTGTATTATTAGGCTTCAAAGAGTCTGAGTTTGAAAATTTAGAGGTCTACTCAGAAGTGCTGCAGGATGCAGTATTCGAATTAATTGATGCTGGTAAAGTAAGTTTTGCATCTGCTACTTCTATTACCCTGTCAGAGGAAGTTGGAAACCGGGTTTATGGTAATTTTGATAAATATGCAGATAAATTAGTATTACGCCCACAGGAAATTTCGAATCAGCCAGAAATTATTCGCCGACTCGGGTTGATTTCTGTAAATACAGCGCTGGAAGTTGATATTTACGGAAATGTGAATTCAACACATGTTTCTGGCACAAAAATGATGAACGGTATTGGTGGTTCTGGAGACTTTGCACGTAACGCACGATTGGGTATTTTCGTCACAAAGTCTTACGCAAAAGGTGGTAATATCTCAAGTATTGTTCCAATGGTATCACATGTGGATCATACAGAGCACGATGTAGACGTAATCGTGACAGAGCAGGGGGTAGCGGACTTGCGAGGACTGGCTCCGAAAGAAAGAGTTGCGTTAATTATCGATAATTGTGCACATCCTGAGTATCGTGAGCAATTATGGAAGTATTTTAACGATGCTAATGAAGCAACGGGTGGACATCATACGCCGCACGACCTAGAGAAAGCGCTTTCATGGCATGTAAATTATGCAAAAAGCGGCACTATGAAGGACGCAGTATTATCAAAAAAAAAATAGAATAGTATAACAAAAGTCTTGAAGGACAGCTAATTTATCCTTCAAGACTTTTGTGTTAATAATAATATCCAAAAGAATAGCTCGGGTTGCTCAGGGAACTGATTGTATTGCTCAAAGAAAAGCTCAGGTCACCCGAAGAACTGATCGGTTTGACCAAAGAAAGCTCGGGTCACCCATAGAACTGATCGGGTTGCTCAAAGAAAAGCTCGGGTCACCCGAAGAACTGATCGAGTTGCCCAAAGAAAAGCTCAGGCTTCCCAAAGACTTGCCCAGATACTCATTAAAGAGTACTTAATGACTCTATTTACAATAATCCAATCCATTTCCAGTAAGTCATGGAGAACAGAAGCACTAGGATGAAACCAATAATGGTTAATGGAATACCAGATTTCAAGAAATCCTTTGTTGTAAAAGCACCTGTACCATAAGCAAGCATATTTTGTGGTGCGCTTATCGGTAACAGGAATCCAAAGCTAATTACAAATTGCTGCACGATGACGAAACCGACCTGATCAACATTAGTAGTTAATGTGGAGGCCAAAACGATAAACACAGGTACAAGCGCAGATGCTAAGCTTGTCGCACTGGCAAAACCTAAGTGAATAAGAATATTAAATAGTGTAACCAATGCGATTGTTGCTAGTATCGGCATAGTATCTAGACCAAGTGAACCAAACACCTTGTCAGATAACCATGATGCACCTTTCGTATTCAATAAAACTGTGCCTAGCATAATACCTACCGCAAAGACGATAATTGTCCCCCAAGGAATATGAGGCTCAACTTCCTTCCAAGTATAAACACCAATTTTGGGCATTAATAGAATAGCGATGGCAATAATTGTGACTGTTGTTGTGTCGAATGGGTGTAGCTTGCCCTCAGTTGCCCAGAAAAATAGTAAAATCATTGACGTAATGATTAAACGAATTTCTGGAGCTTTTAATGGGCCTAGTTCTGCAAGCTGCTTTTTGATTACCTCTTTACCGCCTTCTATGTTATTAGTTTCAGGCTTAATCAGAGAAATCATAATGAAAAATAAAGCTATAGACATGATAATCGAGAAGGGGGCTGCGTAGAGTAACCAGGTACCCCAAGAAATATCCACATTAAATTGTTCTTGAATAAAATTTAAAGCGACCATATTTTGAGCGGCTGCTGTCTTAATCCCAATATTCCAAATGGAGACGGCCTGTACTGAGGTAATGACAAGTAAGGCAGCGAGTCGGCTATCACGAGGCAAACCAAATGCAGCGACCATTCCAAGTAGTATTGGGACCACTGCTCCAGCACGAGCTGTAGCAGAAGGAACAAAAAATGCGAGTGCTATAGATACTAAAATGGCCCCAAAAACGATTGCTTTTGTTTTAGTCCCTACAAGCGAAAGTATCCATAGGGCAAGTCGTTTATGTAAGTTGGTAATTTGCATCGCTGCTGCTAAAAATAGAGCTGCGGCTACTAGGGCGACTGCAGAATTACTAAATCCACTTAAAGCTAGTTTTAAGGCACCTGCTGTTCCTAATTCTATTGTTGGATCGTCTATTGACGGAGCAAGTCCTAGTAAAACAGTTACGAGTGCGATAATCATGGCAGAGCTGACAGGATATGAAACTGCTTCCGTTACCCAAAGGATGACTGCGAAAGCTAAGATGGCTAAAGCCCGTTGACCCGCAACAGGTAAATCGCCGCTATTAGGTAAAAAAATAATGATGATTAATGAAGCAAAGGCTAAACCAATCCAAAGTGGCTTCAAATTACGTTTTGCTGCTTCTTGTTGAAGTGTAGACATATTTTCTCATCCTTTCTACAATAAATATGACGATTATTGTCTATAACATCGGTCAGTAAAATGTTTTATTAAGAAAATAATTTGTCTATTTACTGGAGAAAAAATTAATATGTGAAATACTCTTTTTTTACAGCATTAATAGTAAATAAAGAGAAAATATATGGTCATAGAAAAGACAAAAACATCCAAAAAATTATTATTTCTTTTTCTTAAAAGCTGAAGTTACTTTAGGCTCTGTTCCTTTGACTAATCGTTTAATATTTTCTATATGCAAAATGATAGCTATTCCAAAAAGTAGCAAAGCAATGATCGTTGGACCTATCCCAGGAATCCATAAAAAAGTTGCTGTACAAAAAACAAGATAAAACTCTAAAACGCCAACGATTAAATAGTTTGTTGCAAAAGATAAAATGACAAATAAAATAAGTGCAAATAAACCAATTTTCCAATCAACAGCAAGCAAGATTCCTATGATGGAGGCTGTACCTTTACCGCCATTAAAGCCCATATGGAATGGAAAATTATGACCTAGAATGACACCTGCTGCTATGAGATAGATGAAGAGCCAAACCTGTACCTCTGTGTAATGTGTTGCATCTGCTAGATAGAAATGTGCGCCGATAATCGCTAATACACCTTTACCAATATCGATAATCGCTACTAATACCCCGTATTTCCATCCTAGGGAAAGGGTTGCATTGGATGCACCTGCATTCCCATGACCAGTCTTTTTTAAATCTACGCCGGATAAAAA
This window harbors:
- the pepT gene encoding peptidase T; the protein is MKEQVIERLIRYAKIDTQSDFTSETTPSTQKQFDLLHILKDELAAIGLTDVTLDENGYLFATLEANTDKKVPTIGFLAHVDTATDYTGTNVNPQRIDNYDGRNIQLNENLVMSPTDFPELKNYVGQTLITTDGTTLLGADDKAGIAEIMTAMEYLKNNPSIKHGKLRVAFTPDEEIGRGPHKFDVAAFGADYAYTLDGGPLGELQYESFNAAGVKIVTKGTSVHPGSAKNKMVNAITMAIAFQNEMPADAVPEKTDGYEGFIHLMGFKGAIEHTELSYIVRDHNRQKFEEKKQLMLDAAAKIKAQFGEDALTITIEDQYYNMGEKIEPVKEIVDIARAAMEKLDITPITLPIRGGTDGSQLSYMGLPTPNIFAGGENMHGKYEYVSAETMEKATQVIIEIVQLFEQQGK
- a CDS encoding lysoplasmalogenase, with the translated sequence MFKKFLISVIAVFGFYYIFFYSHIEENIKLIFKVIPMLLIIILAASQKGIKKYQLLIVVGLIFCMVGDYTLQWFLVGLTSFLIGHIFYIFAFSSTNERQVPSWAKIILLVYGASMAMWIAGTVLSSGDVVLGIAVIAYISIILMMGWTAIRTGSTFAIIGALLFIASDSYLAINKFVMPLSFSHEIIMLTYYSAQLLIALSILQYSEIRSKVLQ
- a CDS encoding oxygen-insensitive NADPH nitroreductase, which produces MVKDLLRSHSSVRIYDGNPISKEIIEELIATAQMAATSHFVQAYSVILVTDEEKKEQLGLLSGNPRQYETSGAAFVFCVDFKRLQIAGKLEGVEIVADTAENVLVGVADVSLFAQNFVIAAESMGYGICYIGGVRNKPAEISELLNLPDHVFPLFGLTIGVPARRNEVKPRLPVAAILHENEYNAQQYEELLPSYNETMEAYYNSRSSNRKIDNWTKQMADFLMEQRRPHINEFLAKKGFNWK
- a CDS encoding acetyl-CoA hydrolase, yielding MEEKLAKKLRNEQLRSKVVTAEEAASWIKDGMVLGMSGFTRAGDVKVVPLALVEKAKKESFQVDVYTGASLGPEVDQYLAEAGVIRKRGPFQADAGIRNKINSGDITFVDAHLSHNAELVRQSIIGPIDFAIIEAAAITEDGLLIPTTSVGNSPIFVQEADQVIIELNVAQLDALEGVHDIFVPGPQGKRDPILLQKASDRLGTTGIPLDLEKVKGIVISDILDAPSTIVPADEETDIMANHLLSFLRDEIKVGRLTTSLRPIQSGVGSVANAVLLGFKESEFENLEVYSEVLQDAVFELIDAGKVSFASATSITLSEEVGNRVYGNFDKYADKLVLRPQEISNQPEIIRRLGLISVNTALEVDIYGNVNSTHVSGTKMMNGIGGSGDFARNARLGIFVTKSYAKGGNISSIVPMVSHVDHTEHDVDVIVTEQGVADLRGLAPKERVALIIDNCAHPEYREQLWKYFNDANEATGGHHTPHDLEKALSWHVNYAKSGTMKDAVLSKKK
- a CDS encoding glycerol-3-phosphate acyltransferase 1, translated to MIKTIILFIIVGYFIGCLHGSKVAQFLSGVDLKKTGHGNAGASNATLSLGWKYGVLVAIIDIGKGVLAIIGAHFYLADATHYTEVQVWLFIYLIAAGVILGHNFPFHMGFNGGKGTASIIGILLAVDWKIGLFALILFVILSFATNYLIVGVLEFYLVFCTATFLWIPGIGPTIIALLLFGIAIILHIENIKRLVKGTEPKVTSAFKKKK